From one Plantibacter flavus genomic stretch:
- a CDS encoding class I SAM-dependent RNA methyltransferase, producing the protein MSTTTARTVELDITNVAHGGVFVARHEGRVVFVPDTLPGERVRARIVDENEKRFWRAETLEVLTPSEHRRPHVWTEASVDREPSERAGGAEFGHIELAHQRALKHQVLAEGLERFAGVAPEFTVAAVDGETPDGTRWRTRVSLHVDQHGNIGPYASRSHHVVPVDDLPLAIEAVAGAAKLEELPDGTTSIDIVASSTGAVRVLTRTDEVGGGDRRRGGGRGRRRGPKPARPAADPIRELVGEREFIVDANGFWQVHRQAATTLQQAVSAAIDDASFDPRAANLDLYGGVGLLAAGVGDRFGATTRITTVESDERATEYAGENLSEWVGAQAVTAKVDAFLRSEIATGSRIERSRYATATVVLDPPRSGAGAEIVAMLGELRPASIVYVACDPIALSRDVALLAEQGYELDHLAAYDLFPNTHHLEAVAGFSRTA; encoded by the coding sequence ATGAGCACGACGACTGCACGCACCGTGGAACTGGACATCACCAACGTAGCCCACGGGGGTGTCTTCGTCGCCCGGCACGAGGGCCGGGTGGTCTTCGTCCCCGACACGCTCCCCGGCGAGCGCGTGCGGGCACGCATCGTCGACGAGAACGAGAAGCGCTTCTGGCGGGCTGAGACCCTGGAGGTCCTCACGCCGTCCGAGCACCGCCGTCCGCACGTCTGGACCGAGGCCTCCGTTGACCGCGAGCCGAGCGAGCGGGCGGGAGGAGCGGAGTTCGGACACATCGAGCTCGCCCACCAGCGTGCGTTGAAGCACCAGGTCCTCGCTGAGGGGCTCGAGCGGTTCGCCGGAGTCGCTCCCGAGTTCACGGTCGCCGCGGTCGACGGCGAGACGCCCGACGGCACCCGGTGGCGGACGCGGGTCTCCCTGCACGTCGACCAGCACGGCAACATCGGTCCCTATGCCTCGCGGTCCCACCACGTCGTCCCCGTCGACGACCTGCCGCTCGCGATCGAAGCGGTCGCTGGAGCGGCCAAGCTCGAGGAGTTGCCGGACGGCACCACGTCCATCGACATCGTCGCCTCCTCGACCGGGGCGGTCCGCGTCCTGACTCGTACGGACGAGGTCGGAGGCGGCGACCGCCGACGCGGTGGTGGGCGCGGTCGACGCAGGGGACCGAAGCCGGCCCGACCGGCGGCAGACCCGATCCGTGAGCTCGTCGGCGAGCGCGAGTTCATCGTCGACGCGAACGGGTTCTGGCAGGTCCACCGTCAGGCTGCGACGACCCTCCAGCAGGCCGTGTCCGCGGCCATCGACGACGCGAGCTTCGACCCGCGCGCCGCGAACCTCGACCTCTACGGCGGCGTCGGCCTCCTGGCCGCGGGCGTGGGGGACCGCTTCGGCGCGACCACCCGCATCACGACCGTGGAGAGTGACGAACGGGCCACCGAGTACGCGGGCGAGAACCTGTCCGAGTGGGTGGGCGCACAGGCCGTCACCGCGAAGGTCGACGCCTTCCTGCGGTCGGAGATCGCGACGGGCAGTCGGATCGAGCGGTCCCGGTACGCCACCGCGACCGTCGTGCTCGACCCGCCCCGCTCGGGCGCGGGCGCGGAGATCGTCGCCATGCTCGGCGAGCTGCGGCCCGCGTCGATCGTCTACGTCGCCTGCGACCCCATCGCGCTGTCCCGCGACGTCGCCCTCCTGGCGGAGCAGGGCTACGAGCTCGACCATCTC
- a CDS encoding Maf family protein, translated as MRLTLASTSPARLALLRSSGIEPIVVPSSVDEEQAVDDATRAAGAPLAPDEVVALLARAKAEAALAVVRERGDAADLILGGDSVFVLDGVVHGKPHTPERARERWHAQRGRTGTLYSGHWLIDCTGASPVGIGAVASAEVSFADDLDDAEIDAYIASGEPLAVAGAFTIDSLGAAFITRIEGDPSTVVGLSLPTLRRLVRTLGHDWHELRNRRGAL; from the coding sequence ATGCGCCTCACGCTCGCCTCCACGTCACCGGCCAGACTCGCCCTGCTGCGGTCGAGTGGCATCGAGCCGATCGTCGTCCCGTCGTCGGTCGACGAGGAACAGGCCGTCGACGATGCGACCCGCGCCGCGGGTGCCCCCCTCGCCCCGGACGAGGTCGTGGCCCTCCTCGCCCGCGCGAAGGCGGAGGCCGCTCTGGCCGTCGTGCGCGAACGTGGCGACGCGGCCGACCTCATCCTCGGCGGCGACTCGGTGTTCGTCCTCGACGGCGTCGTCCACGGCAAGCCCCACACCCCCGAGCGCGCCCGCGAACGCTGGCACGCCCAGCGCGGCCGGACGGGGACCCTGTACTCCGGTCACTGGCTCATCGACTGCACCGGTGCCTCGCCGGTCGGGATCGGTGCGGTCGCGAGCGCCGAGGTGTCCTTCGCCGACGACCTCGACGACGCCGAGATCGACGCCTACATCGCATCGGGCGAGCCCCTGGCGGTGGCGGGGGCGTTCACGATCGACAGTCTGGGTGCCGCCTTCATCACCCGCATCGAGGGCGATCCGTCGACCGTCGTCGGCCTCTCACTCCCGACCCTGCGGCGTCTCGTCCGCACGCTGGGACACGACTGGCACGAGCTCCGCAACCGGCGCGGCGCCCTCTGA
- a CDS encoding biotin carboxylase N-terminal domain-containing protein yields the protein MPRITKVLIANRGEIAVRVIRAAKDSGIASVAVYADQDRDAMHARLADEAYALDGTTSAETYLVIDKLLSIARRSGADAVHPGYGFLAENADFARAVMAAGLIWIGPSPEAIERLGDKVSARHVAERVGAPLAPGTLNPVSGAEEVLDFVDVHGLPVAIKAAFGGGGRGLKVAREREEVAELFESATREAIAAFGRGECFVEKYLDQPRHVETQCLADAHGNVVVVSTRDCSLQRRHQKLVEEAPAPFLSDEQVAELYRASKAILKEVGYLGAGTCEFLIGKDGTVSFLEVNTRLQVEHPVSEEVTGIDLVREQFRLAEGGVLDYDDPQPSGHSFEFRINGEDPGRGFLPQPGPIHVFKTFGGPGVRLDSGVTAGDTISGAFDSLLGKIIVTGRTREEALERSRRALDEFEVAGLPTVIPFHRKIVRDPAFTAEDGTFGVYTRWIETEFVNDIEAWDGSIDAQQAPAARSTVVVEVGGKRLEVSLPGGQLGLNVGAPVAAPAPHRRGGGAAVVSGATGDSVSAPMQATIVKLAVAEGDVVVKGDLVVVLEAMKMEQPITAHKDGTVGAIDATVGATVSSGHQLLTIS from the coding sequence GTGCCACGTATAACCAAGGTCCTCATCGCCAACCGTGGCGAGATCGCCGTCCGCGTCATCCGAGCCGCGAAGGACAGCGGGATCGCCTCCGTCGCCGTCTACGCCGACCAGGATCGCGACGCCATGCACGCCCGTCTCGCTGACGAGGCCTACGCCCTCGACGGGACGACGAGCGCGGAGACGTACCTCGTCATCGACAAGCTCCTGTCCATCGCCCGACGGTCCGGCGCCGACGCCGTCCACCCGGGCTACGGCTTCCTCGCCGAGAACGCGGACTTCGCACGTGCCGTCATGGCCGCAGGGCTGATCTGGATCGGTCCGTCGCCCGAGGCCATCGAACGGCTCGGCGACAAGGTCTCCGCCCGCCACGTGGCCGAGAGGGTGGGCGCTCCGCTCGCCCCCGGCACGCTCAACCCCGTATCGGGTGCCGAGGAGGTGCTCGACTTCGTCGACGTCCACGGCCTGCCCGTCGCCATCAAGGCGGCGTTCGGCGGCGGCGGTCGCGGCCTGAAGGTCGCCCGTGAGCGCGAGGAGGTCGCCGAGCTCTTCGAGTCGGCCACCCGCGAGGCCATCGCAGCGTTCGGCCGGGGCGAGTGCTTCGTCGAGAAGTACCTCGACCAGCCACGCCATGTCGAGACGCAGTGCCTCGCCGATGCGCACGGCAACGTGGTCGTCGTCTCCACCCGAGACTGCTCGCTGCAGCGTCGCCACCAGAAACTCGTCGAAGAGGCACCGGCACCCTTCCTCTCGGACGAACAGGTGGCGGAGCTCTACCGCGCGTCGAAGGCGATCCTCAAGGAGGTCGGCTACCTCGGTGCCGGCACCTGCGAGTTCCTCATCGGCAAGGACGGCACCGTCTCCTTCCTCGAGGTCAACACCCGCCTGCAGGTCGAGCACCCGGTCTCCGAGGAGGTCACCGGCATCGACCTCGTCCGTGAGCAGTTCCGTCTCGCCGAGGGCGGCGTCCTCGACTACGACGACCCGCAGCCGAGCGGCCACTCCTTCGAGTTCCGCATCAACGGCGAGGACCCGGGACGCGGCTTCCTCCCGCAGCCGGGCCCGATCCACGTGTTCAAGACCTTCGGCGGCCCCGGTGTCCGGCTCGACTCCGGTGTCACGGCCGGCGACACGATCTCAGGCGCGTTCGACTCGCTCCTCGGCAAGATCATCGTCACGGGACGTACCCGCGAAGAGGCGCTCGAACGGAGCCGTCGCGCACTCGACGAGTTCGAGGTAGCAGGCCTCCCCACCGTCATCCCCTTCCACCGCAAGATCGTCCGCGACCCCGCGTTCACCGCGGAGGACGGCACCTTCGGCGTCTACACCCGATGGATCGAGACGGAGTTCGTCAACGACATCGAGGCTTGGGACGGATCCATCGATGCGCAGCAGGCACCCGCTGCCCGCTCGACGGTGGTCGTCGAGGTCGGCGGCAAGCGTCTCGAGGTCAGCCTTCCGGGCGGACAGCTGGGACTGAACGTCGGTGCGCCGGTCGCCGCTCCCGCTCCGCACCGCCGCGGTGGTGGTGCAGCGGTGGTCTCGGGTGCGACGGGTGACTCCGTCTCGGCGCCCATGCAGGCGACCATCGTGAAGCTCGCGGTCGCCGAGGGCGATGTCGTCGTGAAGGGCGACCTCGTCGTCGTCCTCGAGGCGATGAAGATGGAACAGCCCATCACAGCGCACAAGGACGGCACGGTCGGCGCGATCGACGCGACGGTCGGTGCCA